A window of the Cystobacter ferrugineus genome harbors these coding sequences:
- a CDS encoding DsbA family oxidoreductase: protein MKPSSKPLQITVYQDVLCAWCYLADLRLETLKHEFGDIVRWRVRPYPLRVHDKRPTEKELRGLTEEVSLAQKEPEPVARLLSTELWRGGDPPRSSIPALAALEAAHLQGPAARAHLARAMQKTALEQGVNVTRTDVIFELASRLGLDMGPFSVAYHSADTRKLILEEHQLAASRGVRGVPTLVIAGRWMVCGLREVSEYREYILGCLSKLYTPRPGSSERVVH, encoded by the coding sequence ATGAAGCCCTCCTCCAAACCACTGCAGATCACCGTCTACCAGGATGTGTTGTGCGCCTGGTGCTACCTGGCCGACCTGCGGCTGGAGACCCTCAAGCATGAGTTCGGAGACATCGTCCGCTGGCGCGTGCGTCCCTATCCGCTGCGCGTCCACGACAAGCGGCCCACGGAGAAGGAGCTGCGGGGACTGACGGAGGAAGTCAGCCTGGCGCAGAAGGAGCCGGAGCCGGTGGCACGGCTGTTGTCGACGGAGCTGTGGCGGGGAGGAGATCCGCCGCGCTCGAGCATCCCGGCGCTCGCGGCACTGGAGGCGGCGCACCTGCAGGGCCCCGCGGCGCGCGCGCACCTCGCGCGGGCCATGCAGAAGACGGCGCTGGAGCAGGGCGTCAACGTGACGCGCACGGATGTCATCTTCGAGCTGGCCAGCCGACTGGGCCTGGACATGGGTCCCTTCTCGGTGGCGTACCACTCGGCCGACACGCGCAAGCTCATCCTCGAGGAGCACCAGCTCGCCGCGAGCCGGGGCGTGCGCGGGGTGCCCACGCTCGTCATCGCCGGCAGGTGGATGGTGTGCGGCCTGCGCGAGGTGAGCGAGTACCGCGAGTACATCCTCGGCTGTCTGAGCAAGCTGTACACGCCCCGCCCCGGCTCGTCCGAGCGCGTGGTCCATTGA
- a CDS encoding carboxypeptidase-like regulatory domain-containing protein: MKRSNVLLCCTLVGLLPTACSSGGAPDPNGDRSTQVDLDHLTITVSGRAELLPEAARLLDAQGQGLPALDGLTVTLEEPWGMGVNDENAVLGEGLVGEDHGFSVSDVLVRGIHLSLAARLEHPGLMRSTTVIFDTALARTRPSTDISDARAWALPEAFEQALTRSIGEAAIRGHSDQRVGTLRDAGFVLGRVVDASGAPLAGAVMVPDRDELASRIYYPSPDFQGATQEGTSATGLFVYVHPGTAPESFLLSVKGSEAYGPRNVAVTPGSALVLTISPGTDAR; encoded by the coding sequence ATGAAGCGTTCGAATGTCCTCCTTTGCTGCACGCTGGTGGGTCTGCTCCCCACCGCCTGTTCATCCGGTGGTGCTCCGGATCCCAACGGCGATCGCAGTACCCAGGTGGATCTCGATCACCTGACCATCACCGTGTCCGGCCGCGCCGAGCTGCTTCCCGAGGCCGCGCGCCTGCTCGACGCCCAGGGGCAGGGGCTGCCCGCGCTCGACGGACTCACCGTCACCCTCGAGGAGCCCTGGGGCATGGGGGTGAATGACGAGAACGCCGTCCTGGGCGAGGGGCTCGTCGGCGAGGACCATGGCTTCTCCGTGTCCGACGTGCTCGTGCGCGGCATCCACCTGAGCCTCGCGGCGCGGCTGGAACACCCGGGACTCATGCGCAGCACCACCGTCATCTTCGACACCGCCCTCGCGCGCACGCGGCCGAGCACCGACATCTCCGACGCGCGCGCCTGGGCCCTGCCCGAGGCCTTCGAGCAGGCCCTGACGCGCTCCATCGGTGAGGCGGCCATCCGCGGCCATAGCGATCAGCGGGTGGGCACCCTGCGCGACGCGGGCTTCGTCCTCGGCCGCGTCGTGGATGCCTCCGGCGCGCCGCTCGCGGGAGCCGTCATGGTGCCCGACCGCGACGAGCTCGCCTCGCGCATCTACTACCCCTCCCCGGACTTCCAGGGCGCCACCCAGGAGGGCACGAGCGCCACGGGTCTCTTCGTCTACGTGCACCCGGGCACCGCGCCCGAGAGCTTCCTGCTGTCGGTGAAGGGGAGCGAGGCGTACGGGCCCCGCAACGTGGCGGTCACGCCCGGCTCGGCCCTCGTGCTCACGATCTCGCCGGGCACCGACGCGCGCTGA
- a CDS encoding TolB family protein, producing MTRERVMRRGRGGARRLAVLALALAGCGAGRCGGDASAPLSLEERRALPGVIAFVSERAPQRDVWLVRPTGEESQLTRAPEDEYPAAPSPDGAAVLVVSAAEVQGLHMEQLWLVPLGGGPRVKVTEPRGRARNPSWAPDGSWLVAESDARGFSDVVRQAPRADAEVLGLATAREGNFEPSVSPDGTRVVFVSSREGDPELYMMKADGTDVRRLTHFYREDMAPRWSPDGQWISFLSDREGRTRLYVMKPDGTELRPVSGSATVGEEREPAWSPDGRRLAFVAASKDPKAAKARIWVVDVAGGEPVALTRGQAVDDQPAWSPEGKHLVFASDRTGDVELFLMRADGSGQTQLTTSRGADWLPRWFIPREPLSPDAGSH from the coding sequence ATGACGCGTGAGCGGGTGATGAGGAGGGGACGAGGGGGAGCGCGGCGGCTGGCCGTGCTCGCCCTGGCCCTGGCCGGGTGTGGGGCGGGGAGGTGTGGCGGGGATGCGTCCGCGCCCCTGTCCCTGGAGGAGCGGCGGGCCCTGCCGGGCGTCATCGCCTTCGTGTCCGAGCGGGCGCCCCAGCGCGACGTGTGGCTGGTGCGGCCCACGGGCGAGGAGTCCCAGCTCACGCGTGCTCCCGAGGACGAGTACCCCGCCGCGCCGTCTCCGGATGGCGCGGCGGTGTTGGTGGTGTCCGCGGCGGAGGTGCAGGGGTTGCACATGGAGCAGCTCTGGCTCGTGCCGTTGGGGGGGGGGCCCCGGGTGAAGGTGACGGAGCCCCGCGGGCGGGCGCGCAACCCGAGCTGGGCGCCGGACGGAAGCTGGCTGGTGGCCGAGTCGGATGCACGGGGCTTCAGCGACGTGGTGCGGCAGGCGCCGCGCGCGGACGCGGAGGTGCTGGGCCTGGCCACGGCGCGCGAGGGCAACTTCGAGCCGAGTGTGTCTCCGGATGGCACCCGGGTGGTGTTCGTGTCCAGCCGCGAGGGGGACCCGGAGCTCTACATGATGAAGGCGGATGGGACGGACGTGCGCCGGCTCACCCACTTCTATCGGGAGGACATGGCGCCGCGCTGGAGTCCGGATGGGCAGTGGATTTCCTTCTTGAGCGACCGGGAGGGGCGCACGCGGCTGTATGTGATGAAGCCGGATGGGACGGAGCTGCGCCCGGTGTCGGGCAGCGCCACGGTGGGCGAGGAGCGCGAGCCCGCGTGGAGTCCGGATGGGCGCAGGCTGGCGTTCGTCGCGGCCTCGAAGGATCCAAAGGCCGCCAAGGCGCGCATCTGGGTGGTGGACGTGGCGGGCGGCGAGCCGGTGGCGCTGACGCGCGGCCAGGCCGTGGATGATCAACCGGCGTGGAGCCCGGAGGGCAAGCACCTGGTGTTCGCCTCGGACCGCACCGGAGACGTGGAGCTGTTCCTGATGCGGGCGGATGGAAGCGGGCAGACCCAGTTGACGACGTCGCGGGGCGCGGACTGGCTGCCGCGCTGGTTCATCCCCCGCGAGCCGCTGTCACCGGACGCGGGCAGCCACTGA
- a CDS encoding N-acetylmuramoyl-L-alanine amidase, whose product MRPFRPPMVAAVAALCLSACGPQDAVEGAATGSSVEDTRTPEQREAQRTPYELNEAFAQAARDFQVPADLLKAIAHAETRFEMISGQQEFEGMPAAHGLMALRGEKLVEGARLAGVTEEAARTKPEENIRAAAALLSSYAEEAGLDRSDVGAWAPVVVKLSGITNPEAQAEYVHRDVYGVMREGVVAQTPEGRVAVSLMPSEVAARFDSPRARAMLAGPDYAAAVWRPSPNYNSRPTGSQGDVQMIVIHTCEGSYSSCWSWLTNSASGVSAHYVVKEDGSEISQLVRESNRGWHVGASYDPSLNGGTMGSLSGVSVNHFSVGIEHGGSASQSSFPSGQIEASAKLSCDITKGQAIPIDSYHIVAHGKLQPASRTDPGPNWPWSTYLSKVKTYCGGTDGGGSTTAITVDSNNALNDRAKGYIELTGTWASASSTPNYFGSDYLYAATEAVSEPATFHFYLPAAGTRTISAWWTAGTNRSTATPFVIYGGSTKLASVTKNQQTGGGAWNTLGTWSFPAGWNKVQVSRWAPEGYVVIADAIRVQ is encoded by the coding sequence ATGCGTCCTTTCCGTCCCCCGATGGTGGCCGCGGTTGCAGCGTTGTGCCTTTCCGCCTGTGGTCCGCAAGACGCCGTGGAGGGCGCCGCCACTGGCTCCAGCGTGGAAGACACGCGCACCCCGGAGCAGCGCGAGGCGCAGCGCACGCCCTACGAGCTGAACGAGGCCTTCGCCCAGGCGGCCCGTGACTTCCAGGTCCCGGCGGATCTGCTCAAGGCCATCGCCCATGCCGAGACGCGCTTCGAGATGATCTCCGGCCAGCAGGAGTTCGAGGGGATGCCGGCGGCGCACGGTCTGATGGCGCTGCGGGGCGAGAAGCTGGTGGAAGGCGCGAGGCTGGCGGGAGTGACGGAGGAGGCGGCGCGCACGAAGCCGGAGGAGAACATCCGGGCGGCGGCGGCGCTGCTGTCGAGCTACGCGGAGGAAGCGGGACTGGACCGGAGCGACGTGGGGGCGTGGGCTCCGGTGGTGGTGAAGCTGAGCGGAATCACGAATCCGGAGGCGCAGGCGGAGTACGTGCACCGGGACGTGTATGGGGTGATGCGCGAGGGCGTGGTGGCGCAGACGCCGGAGGGCCGGGTGGCGGTGTCGTTGATGCCGAGCGAGGTGGCGGCCCGGTTCGACTCTCCGAGGGCGCGCGCGATGCTGGCGGGCCCGGACTACGCCGCGGCCGTCTGGCGTCCCTCGCCCAACTACAACTCTCGTCCCACGGGCAGCCAGGGTGACGTGCAGATGATCGTCATCCACACGTGCGAGGGCTCCTACTCGAGCTGCTGGAGCTGGCTGACGAACTCGGCCTCCGGGGTGAGCGCGCACTACGTGGTGAAGGAGGACGGCAGCGAGATCTCCCAGCTCGTGCGCGAGTCGAACCGGGGCTGGCACGTGGGTGCGTCCTACGATCCGAGCCTCAACGGGGGCACGATGGGCTCGCTGAGTGGCGTGTCGGTGAACCACTTCTCGGTGGGCATCGAACACGGTGGCTCGGCCAGCCAGAGTTCCTTCCCGTCGGGGCAGATCGAGGCGTCGGCGAAGCTCTCGTGCGACATCACCAAGGGCCAGGCGATCCCCATCGACAGCTACCACATCGTGGCTCATGGCAAGCTCCAGCCGGCCAGCCGCACGGACCCGGGTCCCAACTGGCCGTGGAGCACGTACCTCAGCAAGGTGAAGACCTACTGCGGCGGCACGGACGGCGGTGGGAGCACCACGGCCATCACCGTCGACAGCAACAACGCCCTCAACGACAGGGCCAAGGGCTACATCGAGCTGACGGGCACGTGGGCGTCCGCGTCCTCGACGCCGAACTACTTCGGCTCGGACTACCTCTACGCCGCGACGGAGGCCGTGTCGGAGCCGGCGACGTTCCACTTCTACCTGCCCGCGGCGGGCACCCGGACGATCTCCGCCTGGTGGACGGCGGGCACCAACCGCTCGACGGCGACGCCCTTCGTCATCTACGGGGGCAGCACGAAGCTGGCCTCGGTGACCAAGAACCAGCAGACGGGCGGAGGGGCCTGGAACACGCTCGGCACCTGGAGCTTCCCGGCCGGGTGGAACAAGGTGCAGGTCAGCCGCTGGGCCCCCGAGGGCTACGTGGTCATCGCGGACGCCATCCGCGTGCAATAG
- a CDS encoding metallophosphoesterase has product MRLFAIGDTHLPSTRHKDMHRFGWTDHPLPLQRAWDEKVRPEDVVLVVGDISWATRPHEVLDDLKWLDERPGRKVLVRGNHDYWWGDSASKLRKLLEPYKTLEGFLHNSSVIIGRWVIAGTRLWTAPEAPPMPGGEMGDESGDAGYVERETRRLMTSIAEAEKKEKESPTPLTRVVAVHFPPIYANEKPTAFLGPIEAYKPKVCVYGHLHAGGIPAGFTGERAGIRYVLASCDAAGFSPLLLDE; this is encoded by the coding sequence ATGCGTCTCTTCGCCATCGGCGACACCCACCTGCCCTCCACCCGCCACAAGGACATGCACCGCTTCGGGTGGACGGATCATCCCCTGCCCCTGCAACGCGCCTGGGACGAGAAGGTCCGTCCCGAGGACGTGGTGCTCGTGGTGGGCGACATCTCATGGGCCACGCGCCCCCACGAGGTGCTGGATGACCTCAAGTGGCTGGACGAGCGGCCGGGACGCAAGGTGCTGGTGCGCGGCAACCACGACTACTGGTGGGGCGACTCGGCGTCGAAGCTGCGCAAGCTGCTCGAGCCCTACAAGACGCTGGAGGGCTTCCTCCACAACAGCTCGGTCATCATCGGCCGGTGGGTGATCGCCGGCACGCGGCTGTGGACCGCGCCCGAGGCCCCGCCCATGCCCGGCGGAGAAATGGGCGATGAATCCGGAGACGCGGGCTACGTGGAGCGCGAGACGCGCCGGCTGATGACGTCCATCGCGGAGGCGGAGAAGAAGGAGAAGGAGAGCCCCACGCCCCTCACCCGCGTGGTGGCGGTGCACTTCCCGCCCATCTACGCCAACGAGAAGCCCACGGCGTTCCTCGGGCCCATCGAGGCGTACAAGCCCAAGGTGTGCGTCTACGGGCACCTGCACGCCGGGGGCATCCCCGCGGGCTTCACCGGGGAGCGCGCCGGCATCCGCTACGTGCTGGCCTCGTGCGACGCGGCGGGCTTCTCACCCCTGTTGCTGGACGAGTAG
- a CDS encoding HYR domain-containing protein yields MPPLLSPRRSPGACVRLGLSLCLLSWLSLGTGCVSYSWEDEPLVPPRSGRPPAPGGVPSTGNPSTPQPTPPTPGQTPALGGFVVVTGDDADDLWHCEGSLCGGLYPSLFREALSRSRTGGKGILAIGVNGEQALTAFESWNDPAQGGPGAPVTHVRSTEDISRVDFTRYAFVYLPSAQQHTLGGLTAKQIGALNERQPDLARFVNERGGSLIALTQAGVTGGWGFLPLPLTTRDTEFDVAWPTAELTAFAPSLTSAELSHKSFHNVFTGPSGYSGLRVLAINDEVYHPDKGQPVMLGGSAIVLTAEDCADGRDNDGDGAVDGEDSDCQVCGNGRVDPGEACDDGNTVDGDGCSRLCLNENRAPEVTCQDVTVCTDPGLCVATSPTGLATATDPDGDEISWDTHPLGPYAPGTHGLCVTASDGRKIDSCWSNVTVRDCEAPRFACPADFTVECSAEASAPVSPPEVGATDNCGVAQVTRPEGGTLPLGTHELVYTATDSAGNTATCAPKVTVVDSRPPSVSCPAPITAECTGRNSAWVTPGAAHATDSCTEAALSGPEADFYPLGVNTVRYTARDSSGNEASCTSTIQVVDQTPPTVDVTPPEPLWPVDQQYRTLRLEDCITVYDRCSGGLTQTGATGGITCVSSDEPKGSEPDVVFVDATTVKVRVDRQAEGDGRVYSLHFEVRDAAGNVTRGLCPVGVPLERGGAPVRDSGEQWRTCRSEGGAPAWKPLVSRAR; encoded by the coding sequence ATGCCCCCCCTGCTCTCTCCTCGCCGCTCACCCGGTGCGTGTGTCCGTCTCGGTCTGTCGTTGTGCCTGCTGTCCTGGCTGTCCCTGGGGACAGGGTGTGTGAGTTATAGCTGGGAGGACGAGCCGCTCGTGCCGCCCCGGAGTGGCCGCCCCCCCGCGCCGGGCGGTGTGCCGTCCACCGGCAATCCCTCCACGCCCCAGCCCACTCCCCCGACGCCCGGCCAGACGCCCGCGCTGGGGGGCTTCGTCGTGGTCACCGGCGATGACGCCGATGACCTGTGGCACTGCGAGGGCTCGCTGTGTGGTGGGCTCTACCCCTCGCTCTTCCGCGAGGCGCTCTCCCGCTCGCGCACGGGGGGCAAGGGCATCCTCGCCATCGGCGTCAACGGCGAGCAGGCCCTGACGGCCTTCGAGAGCTGGAATGATCCGGCCCAGGGGGGCCCGGGGGCTCCCGTCACCCACGTGCGCTCCACCGAGGACATCTCGCGCGTGGACTTCACCCGCTACGCCTTCGTCTACCTGCCGTCGGCGCAGCAGCACACCCTCGGGGGACTCACCGCCAAGCAGATCGGCGCCCTCAACGAGCGCCAGCCGGACCTGGCGCGCTTCGTCAACGAGCGGGGTGGCTCGCTCATCGCGCTCACCCAGGCGGGGGTGACCGGGGGCTGGGGCTTCCTCCCGCTGCCCCTCACCACCCGGGACACGGAGTTCGACGTCGCCTGGCCGACCGCGGAGCTGACCGCCTTCGCGCCCTCGCTGACGAGCGCGGAGCTCAGCCACAAGTCCTTCCACAACGTCTTCACCGGGCCGAGCGGTTACTCGGGCCTGCGCGTGCTCGCCATCAACGACGAGGTCTACCACCCGGACAAGGGCCAGCCGGTGATGCTCGGGGGCTCGGCCATCGTCCTCACCGCCGAGGACTGCGCGGATGGGCGCGACAACGACGGGGATGGTGCCGTGGACGGAGAGGACTCGGACTGCCAGGTGTGCGGCAATGGCCGGGTGGATCCCGGCGAGGCGTGCGATGACGGCAACACGGTGGACGGCGATGGATGCAGCCGCCTGTGCCTGAACGAGAACCGCGCGCCCGAGGTCACCTGCCAGGATGTCACGGTGTGCACGGATCCGGGGCTGTGTGTCGCCACGAGTCCCACGGGACTGGCCACCGCCACGGACCCGGACGGGGACGAGATTTCGTGGGACACGCACCCGCTGGGCCCCTATGCGCCGGGCACGCATGGCCTGTGTGTCACCGCGTCGGATGGGCGGAAGATCGACTCGTGCTGGTCCAACGTGACGGTGCGCGACTGCGAGGCGCCCCGGTTCGCGTGCCCCGCGGACTTCACGGTGGAGTGCTCGGCGGAGGCAAGCGCGCCCGTGTCGCCGCCCGAGGTGGGTGCCACGGACAACTGTGGCGTGGCCCAGGTGACGCGGCCCGAGGGGGGTACTCTGCCGCTGGGCACGCATGAGCTCGTCTACACGGCGACGGACTCGGCCGGCAACACCGCCACGTGCGCTCCCAAGGTCACGGTGGTGGACTCGCGGCCGCCCTCGGTCTCGTGCCCCGCGCCCATCACCGCCGAGTGCACCGGCCGCAACTCCGCCTGGGTGACGCCCGGCGCGGCCCACGCCACGGACTCCTGCACCGAGGCCGCGCTGTCCGGCCCCGAGGCGGACTTCTACCCGCTCGGCGTCAACACCGTGCGCTACACGGCGCGGGACAGCTCGGGCAACGAGGCGTCGTGCACCTCCACCATCCAGGTGGTGGATCAGACGCCGCCCACGGTGGACGTGACGCCGCCCGAGCCCCTGTGGCCGGTGGATCAGCAGTACCGCACGCTGCGCCTGGAGGACTGCATCACGGTGTACGACCGGTGCAGCGGTGGGCTCACGCAGACGGGGGCCACGGGAGGCATCACCTGCGTGTCCTCGGACGAGCCGAAGGGGAGCGAGCCGGACGTCGTCTTCGTGGACGCCACGACGGTGAAGGTGCGCGTGGACCGCCAGGCGGAAGGGGATGGCCGCGTGTACTCGCTGCACTTCGAGGTGCGGGACGCGGCGGGCAATGTCACCCGGGGGCTGTGCCCGGTGGGCGTGCCGCTGGAGCGCGGCGGGGCGCCCGTGCGGGACAGCGGCGAGCAGTGGCGCACGTGCCGGAGCGAGGGCGGTGCGCCCGCGTGGAAGCCCCTGGTTTCCCGGGCCCGCTGA
- a CDS encoding potassium transporter Kup yields the protein MSASPPSLSSVPTVPSAPEAPDSNKRTAALAMAALGIVYGDIGTSPLYALRECFTGEHGVAPTHDNVLGVLSLIFWALILVVSVKYLVFVMRADNRGEGGILALMALAMQRKRGEEVKVRPVVITLGLFGAALLYGDGLITPAISVLSAVEGLSVATPVFEAYIRPLTVLVLVGLFLIQRHGTAGIGAIFGPFMLLWFLSLAVLGVKELVTYPAVLGALSPLNGVNFFLANQGHGFLALGGVFLVVTGGEALYADMGHFGAKPIKWAWFGLVLPSLMLNYMGQGALLLRDPNAARNPFFLLAPDWALYPLVVLSTGAAVIAAQALISGAFSITQQAIQLGYTPRLEVVHTSAEERGQIYLPGINLALFVGVILTVLGFKSSTNLAAAYGIAVSTAMSITTVLAYVVARERWNVSRAVALPVAGLFAIMDLSFFSANAVKIAAGGWFPLLLALAVFTLMTTWKRGRDILAQRLRSSSMPLNQLLESFGDHPPVRVSGTAIFMTGNPEGTPPALLHNLKHNKVLHEQVMLLTIASEEVPHVPPEDRVEVIRLEAGFVRVISRHGFMENPSIPEILKRAREKGLQFNLMGTSFFLGRETLIPSKKPGMAMWREALFAWMSRNARSATSYFRIPPNRVVELGAQVEL from the coding sequence ATGAGTGCTTCACCACCCTCCTTGTCCTCCGTGCCCACCGTGCCCTCCGCTCCGGAAGCTCCGGACTCAAACAAGCGGACCGCTGCCCTGGCGATGGCGGCGTTGGGCATCGTCTACGGAGACATCGGGACGAGCCCGCTCTACGCGCTGCGCGAGTGCTTCACGGGTGAGCACGGCGTGGCGCCGACGCATGACAACGTGCTCGGGGTGCTGTCGCTCATCTTCTGGGCGCTCATCCTCGTGGTGTCGGTGAAGTACCTGGTGTTCGTGATGAGGGCGGACAACCGGGGCGAGGGCGGCATCCTGGCGCTCATGGCGCTGGCGATGCAGCGCAAGCGGGGCGAGGAGGTGAAGGTACGGCCGGTGGTCATCACCCTGGGCCTGTTCGGCGCCGCGCTCCTCTATGGAGATGGGCTGATCACACCGGCCATCTCCGTGCTCAGCGCGGTGGAGGGCTTGAGCGTGGCCACGCCCGTGTTCGAGGCCTACATCCGTCCGCTGACGGTCCTCGTCCTGGTGGGCCTGTTCCTCATCCAGCGACATGGCACGGCCGGCATCGGCGCCATCTTCGGGCCCTTCATGCTCCTGTGGTTCCTGTCGCTGGCGGTGCTGGGCGTGAAGGAGTTGGTGACGTACCCGGCCGTGTTGGGGGCACTGTCGCCCTTGAATGGGGTGAACTTCTTCCTGGCGAACCAGGGGCACGGCTTCCTGGCGCTCGGCGGGGTGTTCCTGGTGGTGACGGGCGGCGAGGCGCTCTATGCGGACATGGGCCACTTCGGCGCGAAGCCCATCAAGTGGGCCTGGTTCGGGCTGGTGCTCCCGTCACTGATGCTCAACTACATGGGGCAGGGCGCGCTGCTCCTGCGCGATCCCAACGCCGCGCGCAACCCCTTCTTCCTCCTGGCGCCGGACTGGGCGCTCTACCCGCTGGTGGTGCTGTCCACGGGCGCGGCGGTGATCGCCGCTCAGGCGCTCATCTCCGGGGCGTTCTCCATCACCCAGCAGGCCATCCAGCTCGGCTACACGCCGCGCCTGGAGGTGGTGCACACGTCGGCGGAGGAGCGGGGGCAGATCTACCTGCCGGGCATCAACCTGGCGCTGTTCGTGGGCGTCATCCTGACGGTGCTCGGCTTCAAGTCCTCCACGAACCTGGCGGCGGCCTACGGCATCGCGGTGTCGACGGCCATGAGCATCACCACGGTGCTCGCGTACGTGGTGGCGCGCGAGCGCTGGAACGTGTCGCGCGCGGTGGCGCTGCCGGTCGCGGGCCTCTTCGCCATCATGGACCTGTCCTTCTTCAGCGCCAACGCGGTGAAGATCGCCGCGGGCGGCTGGTTCCCGCTGCTGCTCGCCCTGGCGGTGTTCACGCTGATGACGACGTGGAAGCGGGGGCGTGACATCCTGGCCCAGCGGCTGCGCTCGAGCAGCATGCCGCTCAACCAGCTCCTGGAGAGTTTCGGGGATCATCCGCCCGTGCGCGTGTCGGGCACGGCCATCTTCATGACGGGCAACCCCGAGGGCACGCCGCCCGCGCTGCTGCACAACCTCAAGCACAACAAGGTGCTGCACGAGCAGGTGATGCTCTTGACCATCGCCTCCGAGGAGGTGCCGCACGTGCCTCCGGAGGACCGCGTGGAGGTCATCCGCCTGGAGGCGGGGTTCGTGCGGGTGATTTCGCGTCACGGCTTCATGGAGAACCCCAGCATCCCGGAGATCCTCAAGCGGGCGCGCGAGAAGGGGTTGCAGTTCAACCTGATGGGCACGTCCTTCTTCCTCGGGCGCGAGACGCTCATCCCGAGCAAGAAGCCCGGCATGGCCATGTGGCGCGAGGCGCTGTTCGCGTGGATGAGCCGCAACGCGCGCAGCGCGACGTCCTACTTCCGCATCCCCCCCAATCGCGTGGTGGAGCTGGGCGCGCAGGTGGAGCTGTAG
- a CDS encoding type VI immunity family protein, with translation MANDYPRFRLRGIPEVRVLMGPGGIQRPQRRLLAREVFRIAFYMPHDHPDIAQGVSHAIDCYMRAVGEGPKTINYVSFSHDEGAVLSSEQWEWVRLLLHNTRRWSFPDDYEEWKQREIEKRRFERGLLFTGGSGSRNGYELEYKARIPWRPAPETTFVSLLTATLPIEFLERHGPGPVRQLVLDMASQLRFASGHAGLGLRLYWWLPRADESLRVGLLCYPGLDLRDAWRHEERMGLQVDGVHWLNFLGPPVLGQLGGADPLRSRLRSAETTVVALDEERVVVSLGERPEVGELSAGKSLPAYRELAHVLAPWLEPLFLPPSGEIAGETRYTSLLLTEDEARRWWRRFLD, from the coding sequence ATGGCGAACGACTACCCCCGGTTTCGCCTCCGAGGTATTCCCGAGGTTCGGGTGCTGATGGGTCCTGGGGGAATTCAGCGTCCCCAGCGACGATTGCTCGCGCGCGAGGTGTTCCGCATCGCCTTCTACATGCCGCACGATCACCCTGACATCGCGCAGGGGGTGAGTCATGCCATCGATTGTTACATGCGCGCCGTGGGAGAGGGACCCAAGACCATCAATTACGTGAGCTTCTCCCATGACGAGGGCGCCGTCTTGTCCTCGGAACAATGGGAGTGGGTGCGCCTTCTTCTCCACAACACCAGACGCTGGTCCTTCCCGGATGATTACGAGGAATGGAAGCAGAGGGAGATCGAGAAGCGGCGCTTCGAGCGCGGGCTCCTCTTCACGGGGGGCTCTGGCAGCCGGAATGGCTACGAACTCGAATACAAGGCCCGCATTCCGTGGCGGCCCGCTCCCGAGACAACATTCGTGAGCCTGCTCACGGCGACGCTCCCCATCGAGTTCCTCGAACGGCATGGGCCGGGGCCCGTGCGTCAGTTGGTGCTCGACATGGCCTCCCAACTGCGTTTCGCCTCGGGGCACGCGGGGCTGGGCTTGCGGCTCTATTGGTGGCTTCCGCGGGCGGACGAGTCCCTGCGCGTCGGGCTCCTGTGCTACCCGGGCCTGGATCTCCGGGATGCCTGGCGTCATGAGGAGCGGATGGGCCTTCAAGTGGATGGCGTCCACTGGCTCAACTTCCTCGGTCCCCCCGTCCTCGGCCAGCTCGGCGGAGCGGACCCCCTGCGCTCCCGGCTGCGGTCCGCCGAGACGACCGTGGTGGCGCTCGACGAGGAGCGCGTCGTGGTCTCCCTGGGCGAGCGGCCGGAGGTGGGGGAATTGTCCGCAGGGAAGAGCCTTCCCGCGTATCGGGAGCTCGCCCATGTCCTGGCGCCCTGGCTCGAGCCCTTGTTCCTCCCTCCCTCCGGTGAAATCGCCGGGGAGACGCGCTACACCTCGCTCCTCCTCACCGAGGACGAGGCGCGGCGCTGGTGGAGACGCTTCCTCGATTGA